Proteins found in one Acinetobacter sp. XH1741 genomic segment:
- a CDS encoding YraN family protein has product MLVAQQLGQWAEQTALDILKKQNYEWVASNYHSRRGEVDLIVKRGNELIFVEVKARGQGNYGQACEMVTVSKQKKIIKTAMRFLQRYPSYQDFYCRFDVICFDFPQKIAKTVQQDFSKFHYDLQWIENAFTLD; this is encoded by the coding sequence ATGTTAGTGGCACAGCAACTCGGCCAATGGGCTGAACAAACGGCATTGGATATTTTAAAAAAACAAAATTATGAATGGGTCGCCAGTAATTATCACTCACGCCGTGGCGAGGTTGACCTGATTGTAAAACGCGGTAACGAATTGATTTTTGTTGAGGTAAAAGCGCGAGGGCAGGGAAATTATGGTCAAGCTTGTGAAATGGTCACTGTGAGTAAACAGAAAAAAATAATTAAAACAGCGATGAGGTTTTTACAGCGCTACCCATCTTATCAGGATTTTTATTGTCGTTTTGATGTGATTTGTTTTGATTTTCCACAGAAAATTGCAAAAACAGTACAGCAAGACTTTTCTAAATTCCATTATGATCTGCAATGGATCGAAAATGCATTTACTTTGGATTAA
- a CDS encoding BON domain-containing protein, which translates to MLKRIAVTALCVASLSGCASFISGGTGTAPVGTDSGVRSLGQVFIDSSIKRTANINLYKLDQRFKESRINIESFHSTVLLTGQVPDPYLKQLAEDNVKAMSDVKAVHNYITVGNKVSYNTIMQDAGVTANTRALLMKAPVVSDSKVLVHTENGVLYVMGRLNTAEINDLNNVLQNVGNVTKIVTLIDNIDLAPAPAANTASATTTPVINNVLAQPTVQTPVAIDPDQTEPASTAQ; encoded by the coding sequence GTGTTAAAACGTATTGCTGTAACGGCGCTTTGTGTCGCAAGTTTGTCAGGTTGCGCAAGTTTTATTTCTGGTGGAACAGGTACAGCTCCAGTTGGAACAGATAGTGGTGTACGTAGTTTAGGTCAAGTATTCATTGATTCTTCAATTAAGCGTACAGCGAATATTAATCTTTATAAGCTTGATCAGCGTTTCAAAGAGTCTCGTATTAACATCGAAAGCTTCCATAGCACAGTATTGTTAACAGGTCAGGTGCCAGATCCATACTTGAAACAATTGGCAGAAGACAATGTTAAAGCAATGAGTGATGTAAAAGCCGTACATAACTATATTACGGTGGGTAACAAAGTTAGCTATAACACCATCATGCAAGATGCGGGTGTAACTGCAAATACACGTGCTCTATTAATGAAAGCACCTGTTGTATCAGACAGTAAAGTATTGGTGCATACAGAAAATGGTGTTTTATATGTGATGGGACGCTTAAACACAGCTGAAATTAATGATTTAAATAATGTGCTGCAAAACGTTGGTAACGTGACTAAAATCGTGACGCTTATTGATAATATTGATTTAGCACCAGCTCCAGCAGCAAATACTGCCAGCGCAACAACGACTCCGGTCATTAATAACGTTCTTGCTCAACCAACAGTTCAAACTCCTGTTGCAATTGATCCGGACCAAACAGAGCCAGCGTCTACTGCACAATAA
- a CDS encoding chemotaxis protein, giving the protein MSGHNSIQFDPTALLIIKNEIDNSIKLVEGAVSTLIEEQTLPFGIDDALEQFKQCTQVLRLIDIPYLAKITQYSAELMQKIMAKPEHINTDDVVALSEGTTMVKRYIEFICLREVEVPQFLLDTLNNLEKALNKPLTSSGQQIASNLTTSSLELPQPEILINERTQFIHQLYKLSLYQFLNKAETAREFQAFKLIGSYLVSMAHGQPSQQYWQLVNAAFNHIDELVLNDARLRVFINLENAISLFLASPESFEAGLNVLADILSIVIGQEDHFAQQIRNQLDIGNEFLTDSQLKTLSKHLYGPDFDTMQTVSQLILSEMNKIRNDIEYNYQNMSPEKAQQLQTNLMQLAHTFKLLNLNEAALELTQQASSLSQMNILSNENYAQQLMKSILSAMNSIGILVRHYSSNRLQIRVNNTHISLDRLDEAHQTLLNETKNLTDFVCQSLTLYANDPTQNIEAIAGSLKELAGAAEFLGSTVQQNALLETAKFVQQQIDLNQPFNHDQIHCIFNVLAGLDMLVDNLKNKQPVLQSMFDVALLSSQQLQKKAA; this is encoded by the coding sequence ATGTCTGGGCATAATTCGATTCAGTTTGATCCAACAGCTTTACTCATCATTAAAAATGAAATTGATAATTCAATAAAACTGGTGGAAGGCGCTGTAAGCACATTAATTGAAGAACAGACTCTCCCTTTTGGTATTGATGATGCATTAGAACAATTTAAGCAATGCACTCAAGTATTACGCCTTATTGATATTCCCTATTTAGCAAAGATCACTCAATATTCAGCTGAATTGATGCAAAAAATTATGGCGAAGCCAGAACACATCAATACCGATGACGTTGTTGCTTTAAGTGAAGGCACAACCATGGTGAAACGCTATATTGAGTTTATTTGTTTACGTGAAGTCGAAGTACCTCAGTTTCTTTTAGACACCCTAAATAATCTGGAAAAAGCTTTAAACAAACCTTTAACTTCATCAGGCCAACAGATTGCTTCAAACCTTACGACAAGCTCACTTGAGTTGCCACAACCCGAAATTCTGATTAATGAAAGAACTCAGTTTATCCATCAACTTTATAAATTATCTCTTTATCAGTTTTTAAATAAAGCTGAAACTGCCCGAGAGTTTCAGGCATTTAAGCTCATTGGAAGCTATTTAGTGAGTATGGCTCATGGTCAACCAAGCCAGCAGTATTGGCAATTGGTTAACGCTGCCTTTAATCATATTGATGAGCTTGTTTTAAATGATGCACGCTTGCGTGTATTCATTAACCTTGAAAATGCAATAAGCCTATTTTTAGCATCGCCTGAAAGTTTTGAAGCGGGTTTAAATGTATTAGCAGATATTTTGAGTATTGTAATTGGACAAGAAGATCACTTTGCTCAGCAGATTCGTAATCAACTCGATATTGGCAATGAGTTTCTTACCGACTCTCAACTCAAAACGTTAAGCAAGCATTTGTATGGTCCAGACTTTGATACTATGCAAACGGTAAGCCAATTAATATTAAGCGAAATGAACAAAATTCGTAATGATATTGAATATAACTACCAAAACATGTCCCCAGAAAAGGCCCAACAACTGCAAACGAATCTTATGCAGCTTGCTCACACCTTTAAACTACTTAACTTAAATGAAGCTGCTTTAGAACTTACTCAGCAAGCGAGTAGTTTAAGTCAGATGAATATATTGAGTAATGAAAATTACGCTCAGCAGCTCATGAAAAGCATTTTATCTGCCATGAACTCAATTGGTATTTTGGTACGTCATTATTCATCTAATCGTCTACAAATTCGTGTCAACAATACGCATATTTCTCTAGATCGTTTAGACGAAGCACATCAAACTTTATTAAATGAGACGAAAAATTTAACCGATTTTGTATGTCAAAGTTTGACACTGTATGCCAACGATCCAACACAAAATATTGAAGCAATTGCAGGCTCTTTAAAAGAATTAGCGGGTGCGGCTGAGTTTTTAGGAAGTACGGTTCAACAAAATGCTTTGCTTGAAACAGCAAAATTTGTACAGCAGCAAATTGATCTAAATCAGCCTTTTAATCATGATCAGATTCACTGTATTTTTAACGTGTTAGCTGGACTAGATATGTTAGTTGACAATTTAAAAAATAAACAGCCTGTTCTACAATCCATGTTTGATGTAGCATTGCTTAGTAGTCAACAACTTCAAAAAAAGGCAGCTTAA
- the dnaQ gene encoding DNA polymerase III subunit epsilon gives MSQTITLYVDGACRGNPGLGGWGAYVITEQGEHKLFGGEPDTTNNRMELTAAIEGVSFCPPDAQLIVWTDSNYVKQGITEWIHGWKKKNWKDVKNPDLWQKLDAVCAGRNIEWNWIKGHAGHTGNEMADQLANLGADKTAQELKQPQSVAVPQDIKKPEQDWLLDDPFGFDLVETSEDEDIALEQPQEVEMISVDQEMNEVEAVEQETKQQTSNIHPQIVVTEAKLKLQGPRQLILDTETTGFYFQDGDRIIEVGAIEMINRKLTGSSIHIYINPQKPVGDSENIHGISDDFLKDKPLYADIADTLFEYLKGAEIIAHNATFDMNFLDMEFKRVGLPALSEVCEVTDTLALAKNKHPGQKNSLDALVRRYEIPARDRTFHGALLDAEILSDVYLAMTGGQVSFDMDALSQSEKDQQNTKRTRVQIDLPIIYPSDEELNIHETWVKEFEKKYGEPCLFAK, from the coding sequence ATGTCTCAAACAATCACACTGTATGTTGATGGTGCATGTCGTGGCAATCCCGGTTTAGGCGGTTGGGGTGCATATGTCATTACTGAACAGGGTGAACATAAATTATTTGGCGGCGAACCCGACACAACCAATAACCGTATGGAACTTACAGCGGCTATTGAAGGCGTTTCTTTTTGCCCACCCGATGCACAATTAATTGTCTGGACAGACTCAAATTATGTGAAACAAGGCATTACAGAATGGATTCATGGTTGGAAAAAGAAAAATTGGAAAGATGTTAAAAATCCTGACTTATGGCAAAAACTTGATGCTGTTTGCGCAGGTAGAAATATTGAGTGGAATTGGATTAAAGGCCACGCTGGACATACTGGCAATGAAATGGCAGACCAACTTGCAAACTTAGGTGCAGACAAAACTGCTCAAGAACTCAAGCAACCACAGTCTGTAGCTGTACCGCAAGATATAAAAAAGCCTGAACAGGACTGGTTGCTAGATGATCCGTTCGGATTTGATCTGGTTGAAACATCCGAAGATGAAGATATCGCTCTTGAGCAACCACAAGAAGTTGAGATGATAAGTGTGGACCAAGAAATGAATGAGGTTGAAGCTGTCGAGCAAGAAACAAAGCAGCAAACTAGCAATATTCATCCACAGATTGTTGTTACCGAAGCAAAGCTTAAGCTGCAAGGCCCTCGACAACTCATTCTCGATACGGAAACGACAGGTTTCTATTTCCAAGATGGCGACCGCATTATTGAAGTCGGCGCGATCGAAATGATTAACCGTAAGCTTACGGGCAGCTCAATTCACATTTATATTAACCCGCAAAAACCTGTGGGAGATTCAGAAAACATTCACGGTATCAGTGATGATTTCTTAAAAGACAAACCTCTGTATGCCGACATTGCAGATACTTTGTTTGAGTATCTAAAAGGCGCAGAAATTATCGCTCATAACGCAACCTTCGATATGAACTTCTTGGACATGGAGTTTAAGCGCGTTGGTTTGCCTGCTCTTTCAGAAGTTTGTGAAGTTACTGATACGTTAGCACTCGCAAAAAATAAACACCCTGGACAGAAAAACTCACTCGATGCCTTAGTGAGACGTTATGAGATTCCAGCACGTGACCGTACCTTCCATGGTGCGTTACTCGATGCTGAAATTCTTTCTGATGTTTACTTGGCAATGACAGGTGGTCAGGTTTCCTTTGATATGGATGCATTATCTCAAAGTGAAAAAGACCAGCAAAATACCAAAAGAACCCGTGTTCAAATTGATTTACCCATCATTTATCCTTCGGATGAAGAGTTAAACATACATGAGACTTGGGTCAAAGAATTTGAGAAAAAATATGGAGAACCTTGCCTTTTTGCAAAATAA
- a CDS encoding LysM peptidoglycan-binding domain-containing protein, translating into MYKPTTFVWQPSAASLFKITVLSSALAALGITTGCSSTPQSAKTSKSKQVSGAGYLDASSLDSLEDLLSATDMRAVEGDRLLILKHGDVWKRMAVGFKMDLNHWDSRIEAQRSWFISRQPYIDRLSARASRYLYHTVKEAERRGLPTELALLPVIESSYDPAATSSAAAAGLWQFIPSTGRIYGLQQTGMYDGRRDVVESTRAAYEFLGSLYNQFGSWELALAAYNAGPGRIQQAINRNQAAGLPTDYWSLKLPQETMNYVPRFLAVAQIIKNPRAYGVTLPPIANRPHFREVTLSAPLSLNEIASVTGLSRAELYALNPGYRGETVDPASPMRILIPADISPSVDNKLKGMKAGGSTGWWANVTSPSKPTTSPSSSVTIKTTPATQVQPVRPSTPAKTTSGSVTVKGSTPRGSDALAAFAASADVPSAPRIPVAVTPATNVKPVRTEPPISATEREKILAAVRAEGEKETVEQALQPQATQAEKDQVVAELKAIAPQGTEIVDPYDGKIKLTAIQTSQSVAEQQGKELSKGFAYPKTLTEDASVANSEDAKRNQDKPYIKTDTDVVVVPPKGKRSTYTIQPGDTLAIIAMKNGVNWRDVAKWNQIDPEKTLFVGTSLYLYDAKPQEVESSSKSTTKPDVYVVQANDSLTGVANQFNLSVKQLAEYNDLSVSDGLFVGQKLHLKEPKGNRNSAKTESKAVQASTRRIATKSYTVKRGEYLKLIADRYALSNQELAELTPGLSAGSNLMAGQKINVPAKEVAAVDESDDNKTSGKYEKLAAGPSYKTESYKVQRGDTLSSIATKSKISLAELAELNNLKASSHVQLGQNLKVPAGVSVPDHYVVQSGDSLHAIAAKYNLQTSYLADLNGLSRTAGVRAGQRLKLTGEVEAPSKATTKNIKEETPDTYTVKSGDNLRSIASRYHLQLDYLTALNGLSRNSSVRVGQHLKLTGDVPTVETAKADTAKSSAKPVAAGKNTEKYTVKAGESLNAIASRAGISVRELAEMNALKANANLQRGQNIVIPKTVVEYKVKRGDTLIGLASKYGLETTLLAELNNLTPSTQLRIGDIIKVPNL; encoded by the coding sequence ATGTATAAACCAACCACATTTGTGTGGCAGCCATCTGCAGCATCATTATTCAAAATTACAGTACTTAGCTCTGCTTTAGCTGCGTTGGGTATTACAACAGGCTGCTCTTCGACTCCGCAATCTGCAAAAACCTCGAAATCAAAACAGGTCAGTGGAGCAGGCTATCTTGATGCAAGCAGTCTAGACTCGTTAGAAGATTTACTTTCAGCAACAGATATGCGTGCTGTAGAAGGCGACCGTTTACTCATTTTAAAACACGGTGACGTCTGGAAGCGTATGGCTGTGGGTTTCAAAATGGACTTAAACCATTGGGACTCTCGTATTGAAGCACAGCGTAGCTGGTTTATTTCACGTCAGCCTTATATTGACCGTTTAAGTGCTCGTGCAAGTCGCTATTTATATCATACGGTGAAAGAAGCAGAGCGCCGTGGTCTTCCAACTGAACTCGCTTTATTGCCTGTAATTGAAAGTTCATATGACCCTGCTGCAACAAGTAGTGCAGCAGCAGCAGGTTTATGGCAGTTTATTCCGAGTACGGGTCGTATCTATGGTTTACAACAAACCGGTATGTACGATGGTCGCCGTGATGTTGTCGAATCTACACGTGCCGCATATGAGTTTTTAGGAAGCTTATATAACCAGTTTGGTTCATGGGAATTGGCTTTGGCAGCCTATAATGCTGGTCCGGGTCGTATTCAACAAGCGATTAACCGTAACCAAGCAGCTGGCTTACCAACTGACTATTGGTCATTAAAACTTCCACAAGAAACCATGAACTATGTTCCACGTTTCTTGGCGGTTGCTCAAATTATTAAAAATCCGCGTGCTTATGGTGTGACATTACCACCAATTGCTAACAGACCCCATTTCCGTGAAGTTACTTTATCTGCACCTTTATCATTAAATGAAATTGCATCGGTAACAGGGCTTAGCCGTGCTGAGTTATATGCATTAAACCCAGGTTATCGTGGTGAAACAGTAGACCCTGCAAGTCCGATGCGTATTTTAATTCCGGCTGATATAAGCCCATCAGTTGATAATAAGCTAAAAGGCATGAAAGCAGGTGGAAGTACAGGCTGGTGGGCAAATGTCACTTCGCCATCTAAACCTACGACCAGTCCTTCAAGCTCAGTTACAATTAAAACTACTCCTGCAACTCAAGTTCAGCCAGTAAGACCATCGACACCTGCTAAAACAACCAGCGGTTCTGTGACTGTAAAAGGTTCAACACCGCGTGGTTCTGATGCTTTAGCTGCTTTTGCAGCCTCAGCTGACGTACCAAGTGCACCGCGTATTCCGGTTGCAGTAACACCAGCGACCAATGTTAAGCCTGTACGTACAGAACCACCAATTTCAGCAACTGAGCGTGAGAAGATTTTAGCGGCAGTACGTGCTGAAGGTGAGAAGGAAACAGTTGAACAAGCTCTACAGCCACAAGCTACTCAAGCTGAAAAAGACCAAGTGGTTGCTGAGTTAAAGGCAATTGCACCTCAAGGTACTGAAATTGTCGATCCTTATGATGGCAAAATTAAGTTAACGGCGATTCAGACAAGTCAGTCGGTTGCTGAACAACAAGGTAAAGAGTTAAGTAAAGGCTTTGCTTATCCGAAAACTTTAACTGAAGATGCAAGCGTTGCGAACTCTGAAGATGCAAAGCGTAATCAAGATAAGCCTTATATTAAAACTGATACTGATGTTGTAGTTGTGCCGCCTAAAGGTAAACGTAGTACCTACACCATACAACCAGGTGATACCTTAGCTATTATTGCAATGAAAAATGGTGTCAACTGGCGTGACGTAGCGAAGTGGAACCAGATTGATCCTGAAAAGACTTTATTTGTAGGAACTAGCCTATATCTTTATGATGCCAAGCCTCAAGAAGTAGAGTCTAGTTCAAAATCAACAACTAAACCTGATGTATATGTTGTTCAAGCAAATGACAGTTTAACTGGTGTGGCAAATCAATTTAATTTGTCTGTGAAACAGCTTGCTGAATATAACGACCTATCTGTAAGTGATGGTCTATTTGTTGGTCAAAAACTGCATTTGAAAGAGCCTAAAGGCAACCGTAATTCGGCTAAGACAGAGTCTAAAGCTGTTCAGGCAAGTACACGTCGTATTGCAACAAAGAGCTATACGGTTAAACGTGGCGAATATTTAAAATTAATTGCAGATCGTTATGCGTTATCGAACCAAGAATTGGCAGAGCTAACACCAGGCTTGTCAGCTGGTAGTAATTTAATGGCTGGTCAGAAGATTAATGTACCTGCAAAAGAAGTTGCCGCTGTTGACGAATCTGATGACAACAAAACTTCTGGTAAATATGAAAAACTTGCCGCGGGTCCGTCGTATAAGACTGAAAGTTATAAAGTACAGCGTGGTGATACCTTATCGAGTATTGCGACTAAGTCTAAAATTAGCTTAGCGGAACTTGCCGAACTGAATAACTTAAAAGCGAGTAGCCATGTACAACTTGGTCAAAACTTGAAAGTACCTGCAGGCGTAAGTGTTCCAGACCACTATGTGGTGCAGTCAGGCGATAGTTTGCATGCGATTGCAGCTAAATATAACCTGCAGACAAGTTATTTGGCTGATTTAAACGGTTTATCTCGTACAGCAGGTGTTCGTGCTGGTCAGCGTTTAAAATTGACAGGTGAGGTTGAAGCACCAAGCAAGGCTACTACTAAAAATATCAAAGAAGAAACACCAGATACCTATACCGTTAAATCTGGCGATAACTTACGAAGTATCGCTAGCCGCTATCATTTACAGTTAGATTACCTGACTGCATTAAATGGCTTGTCTCGTAACAGCAGTGTGCGTGTCGGTCAGCATTTAAAGCTAACAGGTGATGTTCCTACTGTAGAAACAGCGAAAGCTGATACAGCAAAATCATCAGCTAAACCTGTTGCAGCAGGCAAAAATACTGAAAAGTATACGGTTAAAGCGGGTGAGTCGTTAAATGCGATTGCGAGTCGCGCAGGTATTTCAGTTCGTGAGCTTGCTGAAATGAATGCATTAAAAGCAAATGCTAACTTACAACGCGGTCAAAATATTGTGATTCCAAAAACTGTAGTGGAATACAAAGTTAAACGTGGTGATACCTTAATTGGTCTTGCAAGTAAATATGGTCTAGAAACGACTTTACTGGCGGAACTCAATAATTTAACACCGTCGACGCAATTACGTATTGGCGATATCATTAAAGTGCCTAATTTATAG
- a CDS encoding alpha/beta hydrolase — protein sequence MNLIEQLQSKIEQARTLYKEFRLYDLGSFALNRFTPKDGFEQVLNVRYGLKPRHRLDIYRSAKKLPHRPLIVFVHGGAWQHGNKRDYLFVGEAFTKEGYDVAVINYQLAPKNIFPSYVDDLTQALNHLHQNQEKLEISTENVVLMGHSAGAFNVMSAVYHPTPNTIQCLGNIKAIFGLAGPYHFDYNGDPLAEDAFDQSISYQEVMPYYFVNQNNIKHYLLMAENDQLVKKENTFDLDQALRQSGNHSHIAVIPKTGHITILASLSSFVSHYFRTKRTILHFLDEVF from the coding sequence ATGAATCTGATTGAACAATTACAAAGCAAAATTGAACAGGCGAGAACTCTTTACAAAGAGTTCCGTCTATATGATTTGGGGAGCTTTGCTTTAAACCGTTTTACTCCAAAAGACGGCTTTGAGCAGGTTTTAAATGTGCGTTATGGCTTAAAGCCACGCCATCGTTTAGATATTTATCGTTCTGCAAAAAAATTACCACACCGACCACTCATTGTTTTTGTACATGGTGGTGCATGGCAACACGGTAATAAACGGGACTATTTATTTGTTGGTGAAGCATTTACCAAAGAAGGTTATGACGTTGCCGTTATTAACTATCAGCTTGCTCCAAAAAATATTTTTCCAAGTTATGTGGATGACTTAACCCAAGCGTTAAATCATTTACACCAAAATCAAGAAAAGCTCGAAATATCGACAGAGAATGTTGTACTTATGGGACATTCGGCAGGAGCGTTTAACGTGATGTCTGCTGTTTATCACCCAACACCAAATACAATTCAATGTTTAGGCAATATTAAAGCAATTTTTGGTTTAGCAGGTCCTTATCATTTTGATTATAATGGTGATCCACTTGCTGAAGATGCTTTTGATCAAAGCATTTCTTATCAGGAGGTGATGCCATATTATTTTGTAAATCAAAACAATATTAAGCATTATCTTTTAATGGCTGAGAATGATCAGCTTGTAAAAAAAGAAAATACCTTTGATCTTGATCAAGCCCTAAGACAAAGTGGAAATCACAGTCATATTGCCGTGATTCCTAAAACAGGCCATATCACAATTTTGGCGAGCCTCTCGAGCTTTGTAAGTCATTACTTCAGAACGAAACGGACTATTTTGCATTTTCTCGATGAAGTATTCTAA
- a CDS encoding extracellular solute-binding protein has product MQKLYSQLSLLVGLSVFSQAIFSAQQTTPYIAVHSKPKYLSMTAMPYANPNAPKGGVLSRAAQGTFDNLNSMNGKGNATEGVNYLFDTLMTQSLDEVGVLYPLLAEKVSYDPEKTQSVTFYLNPKARFSNGQPLTAADVKFSFDIYQAKSNFGLQMYLSDLAKTEVINPHQVKFTFKSHHNLKMAFVVATLPIYSKADWQNRDFTRLTLQPIIGSGPYVLEKIDAGRSISYKRNPNYWAKDLPINKGRYNFDHLKYVYYRNWDIAFEGFKSGQYTLHEETSPKKWVTDYQFPAVKAGLVTQYKFRHHNPIATESYVFNTRRKPLNDIRFRQALTYAYDFEWQNKALFYGQYQRLQSYFENSELAATGRPSKSELAILKPLLLKLSPIMQKGVLADWKYPVSDASGFNRQNLLIARQLLIQAGYKIKEGQLYTPEAKPVQIEFLIQQDGKQRTLMPFVRNLKKLGINIQLRQVDAPQYLERTRRYDFDMTTMNLPQSLNPGNEQAQFWGSVAAVQDGNYNYAGIRNSVIDEVISKLVTAKDREQQITYTHVLDRLLRAGYYQIPTYGKGDYWYAYWNMYQQPKVKPVLSAGIEYWWSNANQAKKVAQYLHQQ; this is encoded by the coding sequence ATGCAAAAGTTATATTCTCAACTGAGCCTGCTAGTCGGGCTCAGTGTTTTTTCGCAAGCTATTTTTTCTGCACAGCAGACCACGCCCTATATTGCAGTTCATTCCAAACCTAAATATCTTTCAATGACTGCTATGCCTTATGCCAATCCCAATGCGCCTAAAGGTGGAGTACTAAGTCGGGCGGCACAAGGTACGTTCGATAACTTAAATAGTATGAACGGCAAGGGAAACGCGACAGAAGGGGTAAATTATCTTTTTGATACTTTAATGACGCAGTCACTCGACGAAGTTGGAGTTTTATATCCACTTCTGGCAGAAAAAGTTTCCTACGATCCTGAAAAAACGCAGTCAGTTACTTTCTATTTAAACCCTAAAGCTCGGTTTAGTAATGGACAGCCTTTAACCGCAGCAGATGTCAAATTTAGCTTTGATATCTATCAGGCCAAATCCAACTTTGGTTTACAAATGTATCTTTCGGACTTGGCAAAAACGGAAGTGATAAACCCACATCAAGTTAAGTTCACCTTTAAGTCTCACCATAACCTGAAAATGGCATTTGTCGTGGCGACTTTACCCATTTATTCAAAAGCAGATTGGCAGAACCGTGATTTTACACGTCTTACCTTGCAACCGATTATAGGTTCAGGCCCATATGTGCTTGAGAAGATTGATGCAGGACGAAGTATTAGCTATAAACGAAACCCCAATTATTGGGCGAAGGACTTGCCTATTAATAAAGGGCGCTATAACTTCGACCATTTAAAATATGTCTACTATCGAAATTGGGATATTGCATTTGAAGGTTTTAAATCTGGGCAATACACCTTGCATGAAGAGACTAGTCCTAAAAAATGGGTCACTGACTATCAGTTTCCAGCGGTAAAAGCTGGTTTAGTCACTCAATATAAATTTAGACACCATAATCCGATTGCAACCGAAAGTTATGTGTTTAACACAAGGCGCAAACCTTTAAACGATATCCGCTTTAGACAAGCCTTAACCTATGCCTATGATTTTGAATGGCAGAACAAAGCTTTGTTTTATGGGCAATATCAGCGATTACAAAGTTATTTTGAAAATAGTGAATTGGCAGCAACAGGCCGTCCATCAAAGAGTGAGCTGGCTATATTAAAGCCTTTATTGCTAAAGCTCTCCCCAATAATGCAAAAAGGTGTATTGGCAGATTGGAAATATCCAGTCTCAGATGCTAGTGGTTTTAACCGTCAAAATTTGTTAATTGCAAGACAACTACTTATTCAGGCAGGTTATAAAATTAAAGAAGGGCAGTTATATACGCCTGAAGCTAAACCTGTGCAAATTGAGTTTCTTATTCAACAAGATGGTAAACAAAGAACACTCATGCCATTTGTAAGAAATTTAAAAAAATTAGGAATTAATATTCAATTACGCCAAGTTGATGCACCGCAATATTTAGAGCGTACACGCCGTTATGACTTTGACATGACGACTATGAACTTACCGCAATCTTTAAATCCGGGCAATGAACAGGCTCAGTTCTGGGGGAGTGTCGCAGCCGTTCAAGATGGCAACTATAATTACGCAGGTATTCGTAATTCTGTCATTGATGAAGTTATTTCAAAACTGGTCACTGCCAAAGACCGTGAACAGCAAATTACTTATACTCATGTTCTTGATCGATTACTTCGAGCAGGCTATTACCAGATTCCGACTTATGGAAAAGGTGATTATTGGTATGCATACTGGAATATGTATCAGCAACCTAAAGTGAAACCTGTGCTCTCTGCTGGTATAGAGTATTGGTGGAGTAATGCAAACCAAGCCAAGAAAGTTGCTCAGTATTTACATCAACAATAA
- the nudC gene encoding NAD(+) diphosphatase, producing the protein MSELSLAYIFHHQQLLVDQNLQLPKVEKLASDLLFSHDEQVIARDLLNEESIPEGLQLVPIRQLISNWSKEQFLQASRAVQLLEWRRNHKFCSHCGHPTEVHPTEYAMVCPSCRYHQYPRVNPCIITIITKGDNEILLAKSIHNKTNMYGLIAGFVEVGETLEEAVQREALEEVGLKLKNIQYMSSQPWPFPSNLMIAFRAEYESGEISLQEDEIADAQFFKFDQLPEIPFKGSIAHAMITQITQAK; encoded by the coding sequence ATGTCTGAGTTATCACTTGCATATATTTTTCATCATCAACAGTTATTGGTTGACCAAAACCTTCAATTACCCAAAGTCGAAAAGTTAGCAAGTGATTTGCTTTTCAGTCATGATGAACAGGTCATTGCTCGTGACCTGTTAAATGAAGAGTCCATACCCGAAGGTTTACAGCTCGTTCCAATTCGACAACTTATTTCCAACTGGTCAAAAGAGCAATTTTTACAGGCGAGTCGTGCTGTTCAATTGCTCGAATGGCGACGTAACCACAAGTTTTGTAGCCACTGTGGACACCCAACCGAAGTACACCCGACTGAATATGCAATGGTGTGCCCTTCTTGTCGTTATCACCAATACCCTCGTGTAAACCCATGCATTATCACGATCATTACCAAAGGTGATAATGAAATTTTATTGGCGAAATCTATTCACAATAAAACCAATATGTATGGTTTGATCGCAGGATTTGTGGAAGTCGGTGAAACACTCGAAGAAGCTGTACAACGTGAAGCGTTAGAAGAAGTGGGTCTTAAACTCAAAAATATTCAATATATGTCAAGCCAGCCTTGGCCATTCCCAAGTAATTTAATGATTGCGTTTAGAGCTGAATATGAGTCAGGCGAAATTTCTTTGCAAGAAGATGAAATTGCCGATGCACAGTTCTTTAAATTTGATCAGCTTCCTGAAATTCCATTTAAAGGCAGTATTGCACACGCAATGATTACGCAGATTACTCAAGCGAAGTAA